A window of Juglans regia cultivar Chandler chromosome 7, Walnut 2.0, whole genome shotgun sequence contains these coding sequences:
- the LOC109013889 gene encoding uncharacterized protein LOC109013889, whose protein sequence is MVGQLTVTKPSRSDELLDTDQQLKITDEIRAHFESLVPKRPLKPNRSESDSSTPTRVDSTPIDENIPELDKFRALQSRSQITFSVDGVPEVQDEYVETQYYRELHSIDKQHHTTGCGFIRVLGAEGEGGYEVLKLQNGQDGAGGVSCIEFRSNPATNDWVPSINEDQVFVSSSKPNRSESS, encoded by the exons ATGGTGGGGCAGTTGACGGTGACTAAACCAAGCCGCAGCGATGAGTTGTTAGATACTGATCAACAACTCAAAATCACCGATGAAATCAGAGCTCATTTCGAGTCCTTGGTCCCCAAGCGCCCCCTCAAACCCAACAGAAGCGAGTCTGACTCTTCAACCCCAACCCGGGTGGACTCCACACCCATAGACGAAAATATTCCTGAGCTTGACAAGTTCCGAGCGCTTCAATCTCGATCTCAG ATAACATTTTCGGTCGATGGAGTTCCTGAAGTGCAAGATGAATATGTGGAGACCCAGTACTACAGGGAGTTGCACTCCATCGACAAACAGCATCACACG aCAGGATGCGGGTTTATAAGGGTGTTGGGAGCAGAAGGTGAAGGTGGATACGAGGTACTTAAGTTGCAGAACGGCCAAGATGGCGCAGGTGGGGTGTCGTGCATTGAATTCAGAAGCAATCCTGCAACAAACGATTGGGTTCCAAGCATCAACGAAGATCAG GTCTTTGTCTCCTCCTCAAAACCAAATCGGAGCGAGAGCTCTTAG
- the LOC109013888 gene encoding probable receptor-like protein kinase At5g24010, with product MQLRSPFRLPLQRGSKEKGSNSYPFFMEKLHFLMVLFPLLNLQFPSFLLLSSASTLPSKYFINCGSVSNISLSGREFVGDLNLGSFSVGSSSAISTVTTNSSTDTSLYQTARIFKNQSSFDFDITDFGIYYVRVHFFPFSSGRTNLADAHFDVSTFNFSLLSNFRVKDNSNSPLIKEYLLTINATKFSIHFTPRRKSFAFVSAIEVFLVPDTEFVSDDLDLIIPSGLSNDKYYGVRSQVLLTIHRVDVGGPQNNDSLWRNWIPDDEYLLSRESAKTCVPYQGTLNYDVNGAHNYSASDLVYKTCRELNLDSSEGSSNSSKITWRFDVSRSATHLVRLHFCDIISKNASDVFFNLYFYGNITRMISTNNISDLLAAPLYHDLVVESDDSGYMDISVGPRQDSKNKTAYLNGVEIMEFMKKSSLVDVPGKGNRSRVFVIVGTVCGVAFVFIVIVLFFLGIKYKKAKQGDDGVGSWPVFHGKDTTSRKGRANASSIRSLNLKLKMPLLEIQDATHNFDPKLLIGEGGFGKVYKGTLQNGMIVAVKRSDPKHGQGLPEFETEVLVLSRIRHRHLVSLIGYCEERSEMILVYEFMEKGTLRDHLYDQNEKSKRSSKRSKLPWKQRLEICIGSAKGLHYLHTCSRGGIIHRDVKSTNILLNKNFVAKVADFGLSRSGPNDPDNFSVGIRGSFGYMDPEYFRSLQFTEKSDVYSFGVVLLEVLCARPAIINSTKREEMNLAEWGILWQNKGQLENIIDPLLVGDINPDSLRKFGETAEKCLKGDGANRPTMLDVIWDLEYALQLHQTAVHREPHEDTTTNAFFDELPLPNSIPDWKDNDLLIGGEIDGSDTTDSGVFSQLRVDAAR from the coding sequence ATGCAGCTAAGGTCTCCCTTCCGTCTACCACTGCAAAGAGGATCAAAAGAAAAGGGTAGCAATTCCTACCCCTTTTTCATGGAAAAACTTCATTTTCTCATGGTTCTCTTCCCTCTCCTGAATCTccaatttccttcttttctaCTTCTCTCATCAGCTTCTACTCTTCCCTCCAAGTACTTTATCAATTGTGGATCAGTATCCAACATATCTTTGAGCGGTCGGGAATTTGTGGGTGACCTGAATCTTGGCTCCTTCTCTGTTGGATCAAGTTCTGCTATCAGTACTGTCACCACCAACTCATCAACAGATACGTCTCTTTATCAAACTGCCAGAATTTTCAAAAACCAATCttcatttgattttgatatcACTGATTTTGGCATTTATTATGTTCGTGTCCATTTCTTTCCGTTTTCCTCTGGGAGGACTAATCTGGCTGATGCCCACTTCGATGTTTCAACCTTTAATTTCTCGTTGTTGTCAAACTTTCGAGTTAAAGACAATAGCAACTCACCTTTGATTAAAGAATACTTACTCACTATCAATGCAACCAAATTCAGCATCCACTTTACTCCTCGGAGAAAGTCTTTTGCTTTCGTAAGCGCCATCGAAGTCTTTCTTGTGCCAGATACAGAATTCGTCAGTGATGACTTGGATCTAATTATTCCCAGTGGCCTGAGCAATGATAAATACTATGGTGTACGATCTCAGGTTTTACTTACAATCCACAGGGTCGATGTTGGAGGCCCACAGAATAACGACTCACTCTGGAGGAATTGGATACCGGATGATGAATATCTACTCTCAAGAGAATCTGCGAAAACCTGTGTTCCTTATCAAGGTACGCTTAACTATGATGTTAATGGAGCACATAATTATTCTGCATCGGATCTTGTCTACAAGACATGTCGAGAATTGAACTTAGATAGCAGTGAAGGGTCTTCCAATTCTTCGAAAATAACATGGCGTTTTGACGTGAGTAGGAGTGCCACGCATCTGGTTCGGCTGCACTTTTGCGATATTATCAGTAAAAATGCTAGTGATGTGTTCTTCAATCTCTATTTTTATGGTAATATCACTCGCATGATCTCTACAAATAACATTAGTGATCTGTTGGCTGCTCCACTTTACCACGATTTGGTGGTTGAATCAGATGACTCGGGATACATGGATATTAGTGTAGGGCCTAGGCAggattctaaaaataaaactgcCTATCTGAATGGGGTGGAGATTATGGAGTTTATGAAGAAGTCCAGTTTGGTCGATGTTCCCGGTAAGGGAAATAGGAGTCGGGTTTTTGTTATAGTTGGTACAGTATGTGGTGTGGCCTTTGTCTTCATTGTAATAGTGCTGTTCTTTTTGGGTATAAAATACAAGAAAGCAAAGCAAGGTGATGATGGTGTGGGTTCATGGCCAGTTTTTCATGGAAAAGATACTACTTCTCGTAAAGGACGAGCGAATGCGTCTTCAATTCGTAGTTTAAACTTGAAGTTAAAGATGCCTCTTCTTGAAATACAAGATGCCACTCATAACTTTGACCCCAAACTATTGATAGGTGAGGGTGGGTTTGGGAAAGTCTATAAGGGGACTCTTCAGAATGGAATGATAGTGGCGGTGAAACGAAGTGATCCGAAACATGGCCAGGGCCTTCCAGAATTCGAAACAGAAGTCTTGGTCTTATCCAGAATTCGCCATCGCCATCTTGTTTCCTTGATTGGATACTGCGAAGAAAGGTCCGAGATGATACTGGTGTATGAATTCATGGAAAAGGGGACACTCAGAGATCATCTCTATGATCAGAATGAGAAGTCTAAGAGATCTTCTAAAAGGTCTAAACTGCCTTGGAAGCAACGTCTTGAAATTTGTATTGGTTCAGCAAAAGGTCTTCATTATCTTCACACCTGTTCGCGTGGGGGAATAATTCATCGTGATGTCAAGTCAACAAACATTCTTCTGAATAAGAATTTTGTGGCTAAAGTTGCTGATTTTGGCCTTTCAAGATCAGGCCCCAATGATCCAGACAATTTTAGTGTTGGGATAAGAGGTAGCTTTGGTTATATGGATCCTGAATATTTTAGATCCCTTCAGTTCACAGAGAAATCTGATGTCTACTCCTTTGGTGTAGTACTTCTTGAAGTCCTGTGTGCTAGACCAGCTATTATTAACTCAACCAAGAGGGAGGAAATGAACCTAGCTGAATGGGGGATACTCTGGCAAAATAAAGGACAGCTCGAAAATATTATCGATCCATTGTTAGTGGGAGACATTAACCCTGATTCATTGAGAAAGTTTGGTGAAACTGCTGAGAAGTGTTTGAAGGGTGATGGAGCTAACAGGCCTACAATGCTTGATGTGATATGGGACTTGGAGTATGCCTTACAGCTTCATCAAACTGCTGTGCACAGAGAACCGCACGAGGACACAACAACAAATGCTTTTTTTGACGAGCTGCCTTTGCCTAATAGCATCCCTGATTGGAAGGATAATGATTTGTTGATAGGAGGAGAGATCGATGGTTCCGATACAACCGATAGTGGAGTGTTCTCTCAGCTGAGGGTTGATGCTGCCAGATAA
- the LOC118349034 gene encoding probable receptor-like protein kinase At5g24010, with amino-acid sequence MEKLHFLMVLFSLLNLQFPSFLLLSSASTLPSKYFINCGSVSNISLSGRKFVGDLNLGSFSVGSSSAISDVTTNSSTDTSLYQTARIFKNQSSFDFDITDFGIYYVRVHFFPFSSGRTNLADAHFDVSAFNFSLLSDFRIKDNSNSPLIKEYLLTINATKFSIHFTPRGKSFAFVSAIEVFLLPDQEFVSDELDLITPSGLSNHRYHGVRSQVLLTIHRVDVGGPQNNDSLWRNWIPDDEYLLSRESAKTCVPYEGTLNYDVNGANNYSASDLVYKTCRELNLDSSKGSSNSSKITWRFGVSSRAKHLVRLHFCDIISKNASDVFFNLYFYGNFTHMISTNKISDLLAAPLYYDLVVESDDSGYMDISVGPRQDSKNKTAYLNGVEIMEFMKESSLVDVPGNGNRSRVFVIVGTVCGVAFVFIVIVLFFLGIKYKKAKQGDDGVGSWPVFHGKDTTSRKGRANASSIRSLNLKLKMPLLEIQNATHNFDPKLLIGEGGFGKVYKGTLQNGMTVAVKRSDSKHGQGLPEFETEVLVLSKIRHRHLVSLIGYCEERSEMILVYEFMEKGTLRDHLYDQNEKSKRSSKRSKLSWKQRLEICIGSAKGLHYLHTCSHGGIIHRDVKSTNILLNKNYVAKVADFGLSRSGPNDPDNCSVGIKGSFGYMDPEYFRSLQFTEKSDVYSFGVVLLEVLCARPAIVNSTKREEMNLAEWGILWQNKGQLENIIDPLLVGDINPDSLRKFGETAEKCLKGDGANRPTMLDVIWDLEYALQLHQTAVHREPHEDTTTNAFFVELPLPDSIPDWEDNDLLIGGEVDGSDTTDSGVFSQLRIDAAR; translated from the coding sequence ATGgaaaaacttcattttcttaTGGTTCTCTTCTCTCTCCTGAATCTccaatttccttcttttctaCTTCTCTCATCAGCTTCTACTCTTCCCTCCAAGTACTTTATCAACTGTGGATCAGTATCCAACATATCTTTGAGCGGTCGGAAATTCGTGGGTGACCTGAATCTTGGCTCATTCTCTGTTGGATCAAGTTCTGCTATCAGTGACGTCACCACCAACTCATCAACAGATACGTCTCTTTATCAAACTGCCAGAATTTTCAAAAACCAATCttcatttgattttgatatcACTGATTTTGGCATTTATTATGTTCGTGTCCATTTCTTTCCGTTTTCCTCCGGGAGGACTAATCTGGCCGATGCCCACTTCGATGTTTCAGCCTTTAATTTCTCGTTGTTGTCAGACTTTCGAATTAAAGACAACAGCAACTCACCTTTGATTAAAGAATACTTACTCACTATCAATGCAACCAAATTCAGCATCCACTTTACTCCTCGGGGAAAATCTTTTGCTTTTGTAAGCGCCATTGAAGTCTTTCTTCTGCCAGATCAAGAATTCGTCAGTGATGAGTTGGATCTAATTACTCCCAGTGGCCTGAGCAATCATAGATACCATGGTGTACGATCTCAGGTTTTACTTACAATCCACAGGGTCGATGTTGGAGGCCCACAGAATAACGACTCACTCTGGAGGAATTGGATACCGGATGATGAATATCTACTCTCAAGAGAATCTGCGAAAACCTGTGTTCCTTATGAAGGTACGCTTAACTATGATGTTAATGGAGCAAATAATTATTCTGCATCGGATCTTGTCTACAAGACATGTCGAGAATTGAACTTAGATAGCAGCAAAGGGTCATCAAATTCTTCGAAAATAACATGGCGTTTTGGCGTGAGTAGTAGGGCCAAGCATCTGGTTCGGCTGCACTTTTGCGATATTATCAGTAAAAATGCTAGTGATGTGTTCTTCAATCTCTATTTTTATGGTAATTTCACTCACATGATCTCTACAAATAAAATTAGTGATCTGTTGGCTGCTCCACTTTACTACGATTTGGTGGTTGAATCAGATGACTCGGGATACATGGATATTAGTGTAGGGCCTAGGCAggattctaaaaataaaactgcCTATCTGAATGGGGTGGAGATTATGGAGTTTATGAAGGAGTCTAGTTTGGTCGATGTTCCCGGTAATGGAAATAGGAGTCGGGTTTTTGTTATAGTTGGTACAGTATGTGGTGTGGCCTTTGTCTTCATTGTAATAGTGCTGTTCTTTTTGGGTATAAAATACAAGAAAGCAAAGCAAGGTGATGATGGTGTGGGTTCATGGCCAGTTTTTCATGGAAAAGATACTACTTCTCGTAAAGGACGAGCGAATGCGTCTTCAATTCGTAGTTTAAACTTGAAGTTAAAGATGCCTcttcttgaaatacaaaatgCCACTCATAACTTTGACCCCAAACTATTGATAGGTGAGGGTGGGTTTGGGAAAGTCTATAAGGGGACTCTTCAGAATGGAATGACAGTGGCGGTGAAACGAAGTGATTCGAAACATGGCCAGGGCCTTCCAGAATTCGAAACAGAAGTCTTGGTCTTATCCAAAATTCGCCATCGCCATCTTGTTTCCTTGATTGGATACTGCGAAGAAAGGTCTGAGATGATATTGGTGTATGAATTCATGGAAAAGGGGACACTGAGAGATCATCTCTATGATCAGAATGAGAAGTCTAAGAGATCATCTAAAAGGTCTAAACTGTCTTGGAAGCAACGTCTTGAAATTTGTATTGGTTCAGCAAAAGGTCTTCATTATCTTCACACCTGTTCGCATGGGGGAATAATTCATCGTGATGTCAAGTCTACAAACATTCTTCTGAATAAGAATTATGTGGCTAAAGTTGCTGATTTTGGCCTTTCAAGATCAGGCCCCAATGATCCAGACAACTGTAGTGTTGGGATAAAAGGTAGCTTTGGTTATATGGATCCTGAATATTTTAGATCCCTTCAGTTCACAGAGAAATCTGATGTCTACTCCTTTGGTGTAGTACTTCTTGAAGTCCTTTGTGCTAGACCAGCTATTGTTAACTCAACCAAGAGAGAGGAAATGAACCTAGCTGAATGGGGGATACTCTGGCAAAATAAAGGACAACTCGAAAATATTATCGATCCATTGTTAGTGGGAGACATTAACCCTGATTCATTGAGAAAGTTTGGTGAAACTGCTGAGAAGTGTTTGAAGGGTGATGGAGCTAACAGGCCTACAATGCTTGATGTGATATGGGACTTGGAGTATGCATTACAGCTTCATCAAACTGCTGTGCACAGAGAACCGCATGAGGACACAACAACAAATGCTTTTTTTGTCGAGCTGCCTTTGCCTGATAGCATCCCTGATTGGGAGGATAATGATTTGTTGATAGGAGGAGAGGTCGATGGTTCCGATACAACCGATAGTGGAGTGTTCTCTCAGCTGAGGATTGATGCTGCCAGATAA